The Chryseolinea soli genome contains a region encoding:
- a CDS encoding fumarylacetoacetate hydrolase family protein gives MHLYKTKQGVLVRQEQNHFLLNEDWDTLVNQRYLHAHLEESISRATPFKEAIDVFLAHHLLAPIGKQEVWAAGVTYLRSRDARMEESKESGGADFYQLVYEADRPEIFFKATPHRVVGHGHRVNIRRDSTWNVPEPELTLFINAYGEIQGYTVGNDMSSRSIEGENPLYLPQAKVYDKSCAIGPGLYVPAAPISSETKISIVIRRGQKEMYAASIQLNRMKRTLPELAEYLYRGCSFPHGCYLMTGTGLVPGSDFTLLKNDEVSITIEGIGTLVNTVSEL, from the coding sequence ATGCACCTCTACAAAACAAAACAAGGCGTCCTAGTTCGACAAGAACAAAACCATTTCCTGCTCAACGAAGATTGGGACACGCTGGTGAACCAACGCTATCTCCATGCGCACCTGGAGGAGAGCATCAGCAGGGCCACGCCTTTTAAAGAAGCCATTGATGTATTTTTAGCCCACCACCTGTTAGCTCCCATCGGCAAACAAGAAGTGTGGGCCGCGGGCGTGACGTATCTGCGCAGTCGCGATGCCCGCATGGAGGAATCGAAAGAAAGTGGTGGCGCCGATTTTTATCAATTGGTGTATGAAGCCGACCGCCCCGAAATATTTTTCAAGGCCACGCCGCATCGCGTGGTGGGTCACGGACATCGCGTCAACATCCGCAGGGATTCCACCTGGAACGTGCCCGAGCCGGAGCTCACGCTGTTCATCAACGCCTATGGCGAAATACAAGGCTACACCGTGGGCAACGACATGAGTTCGCGCAGCATCGAAGGTGAAAACCCGTTGTATCTGCCCCAGGCAAAAGTATACGACAAGAGCTGCGCCATCGGTCCGGGTCTTTATGTTCCTGCGGCGCCCATTTCGTCCGAAACCAAGATCAGCATCGTCATCCGCCGCGGACAAAAAGAAATGTATGCGGCGTCCATCCAGTTGAACCGCATGAAGCGTACACTGCCCGAGCTGGCCGAATATCTTTACAGGGGATGCTCCTTTCCACACGGCTGCTATCTCATGACGGGCACGGGTCTGGTTCCCGGTTCAGATTTCACGCTGCTTAAAAACGACGAGGTGAGCATCACGATTGAAGGGATCGGCACCCTGGTGAACACGGTATCGGAGTTGTGA
- a CDS encoding DUF1835 domain-containing protein, which translates to MVYHVLNGDALVPGFKATGLPGEIIVARECLIEGDLKGETLPEFLENRARFVEDEFNEERVRYYDNVAPEFEKLLSAEPGSEFNLWFGYDLFCRANMWFVLSLLSHLEGDKEVNVVYPSFREKHDIWLEFGRATSEQLMEAFDNRVNFAQRDFRLANDLWTAYKQSDLGRLHDLSIFQSPCFPYLQEVCQAHIDRFPYKGKKGRPERVIEEILKKNARDFKTVFKEFSAREGIYGFGDTQVRKIYDKVMKERNP; encoded by the coding sequence ATGGTATACCATGTCTTAAATGGCGACGCCCTGGTCCCCGGTTTTAAGGCCACAGGCTTGCCCGGCGAAATCATCGTGGCGCGCGAATGTCTTATTGAAGGCGACCTGAAAGGCGAAACGCTTCCCGAGTTCCTGGAGAACCGGGCCCGGTTTGTCGAAGACGAGTTCAACGAGGAACGCGTTCGCTATTACGACAATGTTGCGCCTGAATTTGAAAAACTGCTTAGTGCCGAACCCGGATCGGAGTTCAATCTGTGGTTCGGGTATGATCTTTTTTGCAGGGCGAATATGTGGTTTGTGCTCTCGCTGCTGTCGCACCTGGAGGGCGACAAAGAAGTGAACGTGGTCTATCCATCCTTTCGCGAGAAACACGACATCTGGTTGGAATTTGGACGCGCTACTTCCGAACAATTGATGGAAGCGTTTGACAACCGGGTCAACTTCGCCCAACGCGACTTCCGGCTGGCCAATGATCTGTGGACAGCATATAAACAGTCTGACCTGGGGCGTTTGCATGACCTCTCCATTTTTCAGTCGCCATGCTTTCCCTATTTGCAGGAAGTTTGCCAGGCACACATCGACCGGTTCCCTTACAAAGGAAAGAAGGGACGGCCGGAACGGGTGATAGAGGAAATATTAAAAAAGAATGCACGCGATTTTAAAACCGTCTTCAAGGAATTTTCAGCCCGTGAAGGGATCTATGGGTTCGGCGATACGCAGGTGAGAAAAATCTATGACAAGGTGATGAAGGAAAGAAACCCCTAG
- a CDS encoding GDYXXLXY domain-containing protein has protein sequence MKTFAIILFVFMCVAQWVVPGKMIYDSESVVTSGTVYKFKTQPIDPSDPFRGKYITLSFEANRIDPPGDHPWRYNEEVYVTFTQDSAGFAMPTSISTTPPAEGAYLHTKVSYVDSGSSSPVGFELPFDRFYLEESKASEAEKAYWEAQRDSTQVAYGVVRIGAGNAVLTDVMINDRSIVEVVKAMNRTPE, from the coding sequence ATGAAAACATTTGCCATCATCTTGTTTGTCTTCATGTGCGTGGCGCAATGGGTTGTGCCCGGTAAAATGATCTACGACAGCGAAAGCGTTGTTACGAGCGGCACGGTCTACAAATTCAAAACACAACCCATCGATCCGTCCGATCCGTTCCGCGGGAAATACATCACGTTGTCGTTTGAAGCCAATCGGATCGACCCCCCAGGCGACCACCCGTGGCGGTACAATGAAGAGGTGTATGTGACGTTCACGCAGGACTCCGCCGGATTTGCCATGCCGACCTCCATTTCGACTACGCCTCCCGCCGAGGGAGCTTATCTACATACAAAAGTGTCCTACGTAGATTCTGGCTCATCATCTCCGGTAGGGTTCGAACTTCCCTTTGACCGGTTTTACCTGGAAGAATCCAAAGCCTCCGAAGCAGAGAAGGCCTATTGGGAAGCACAGCGCGACTCGACGCAGGTAGCCTATGGTGTGGTGCGGATTGGTGCGGGCAATGCCGTGTTAACCGATGTGATGATCAACGACCGCTCCATTGTGGAAGTAGTGAAGGCGATGAATCGTACACCTGAGTGA
- a CDS encoding DUF2157 domain-containing protein has product MELPANTRAAFLFLKNEYLPIPVISTTPATRMSKQILKELPELVRANVISEETAQRIAAHYENQPNPTTNRLLVVFGILGGLLIGMGIVLIVAHNWDELPKAMKLGIGLLPLLVGQGIAGYIVLKNIQSRAWREGCGAFLCFAIALSISIVGQVYNIEGNFGRFLMAWMLLTLPCIYVLRSSVTAMLYIVGVTWYACEVGYFSYNFMEGSRVPWKYGPMLMLVLPFCYTEFILPGIKNNFYYFISWLLVLSLTVCLGTFQGSDQLLMMAYMSLFSLFILLSEIKLFETQRVLTNAFLVVGSLGIMGSLLILSFEWYWEDIYDNSTLHALAGDVETSVAGAVTLMAIAMLFVVLRTKSAAAINLKAYAFLVFIALFFLGIKTPGAAQLLVNLVVLVFAVYTIRDGARKNHLGILNYGLLIITGLIACRFFDTNFSFVLRGLLFIGVGVGFFAANIYMIKKRKQGA; this is encoded by the coding sequence ATGGAGCTGCCCGCAAACACGCGGGCAGCTTTTTTATTTTTAAAAAATGAGTACCTTCCCATCCCGGTCATCTCCACGACACCGGCGACCCGCATGAGCAAACAGATCTTGAAAGAACTCCCGGAGCTTGTCCGGGCCAACGTTATCAGCGAAGAGACGGCGCAGCGCATCGCTGCTCACTACGAAAACCAGCCTAATCCAACGACGAACCGACTCCTCGTGGTCTTTGGTATCCTTGGCGGCTTGCTCATCGGCATGGGGATCGTCCTCATCGTGGCCCACAATTGGGACGAACTGCCGAAAGCGATGAAGCTCGGCATCGGGTTATTGCCCTTGCTGGTAGGCCAGGGAATTGCGGGCTACATCGTTCTCAAGAACATACAAAGCCGCGCGTGGCGTGAAGGATGTGGCGCATTTTTGTGTTTTGCCATCGCCTTGAGTATCTCCATCGTGGGCCAGGTATACAATATTGAAGGCAACTTTGGTCGCTTTCTGATGGCGTGGATGTTGCTCACGCTGCCGTGCATTTATGTGCTGCGCTCGTCTGTTACAGCGATGCTGTATATCGTGGGTGTAACCTGGTATGCTTGCGAGGTGGGATATTTCAGTTACAACTTCATGGAAGGGTCGCGTGTTCCCTGGAAGTATGGGCCGATGTTGATGCTGGTGCTCCCGTTTTGTTACACCGAGTTTATCCTGCCGGGCATCAAAAACAATTTCTACTATTTTATCTCCTGGTTGCTGGTGCTCTCCCTCACCGTGTGCCTGGGAACGTTCCAGGGGTCGGACCAGCTTCTGATGATGGCTTATATGAGCCTGTTCAGTCTTTTTATTCTTCTCAGCGAGATCAAGCTTTTTGAAACACAACGCGTGTTGACCAACGCCTTCCTGGTGGTGGGAAGCCTGGGCATCATGGGCTCATTGCTCATCCTGAGCTTCGAATGGTATTGGGAAGATATCTATGATAACTCGACACTCCATGCGCTAGCCGGCGATGTGGAGACATCGGTGGCAGGTGCCGTTACGCTAATGGCGATCGCCATGCTGTTTGTAGTGCTGCGCACGAAGTCGGCGGCGGCCATCAATCTCAAGGCTTATGCGTTCCTCGTTTTTATCGCGCTCTTTTTCCTGGGAATAAAGACGCCCGGCGCAGCGCAACTCCTGGTCAATCTCGTGGTGCTTGTTTTTGCGGTGTATACCATCCGCGACGGCGCGCGCAAGAATCATCTTGGCATATTGAACTATGGCTTGCTCATCATCACCGGGCTCATCGCCTGTCGGTTTTTCGATACCAATTTCAGCTTTGTGCTGCGCGGCCTGCTCTTCATCGGTGTGGGCGTGGGATTTTTTGCAGCGAATATTTATATGATAAAAAAACGTAAGCAAGGCGCATGA
- a CDS encoding SMP-30/gluconolactonase/LRE family protein, with protein MKRMLTLMLSLFALAASAQTLTLKWKTDTLLRVPESVLFDAKNNVLYVACIDGKPDGKDGVGSIAKVSPAGKIISAAWVKGLDAPKGMGQFKNNLYVADISRVAIIDIGTGKITSFVEIPDAKFLNDITVDKQGNVYVSDTGTNKIHRIKDGKAEVYFESTELKGVNGLLAQGNDLYVVDFATGVNYKLTADKKFTKYTTTAEGADGVVPVGKDEYLVSSWNGEVDFVNAKGEVKKLLDTREQKWNAADIEFDAKTNTLYVPTFFANGVMAYTLAK; from the coding sequence ATGAAAAGAATGCTTACCCTCATGCTGTCGCTCTTCGCGCTGGCAGCGTCCGCACAGACCCTCACCTTGAAGTGGAAAACCGACACCCTGCTTCGTGTGCCCGAGTCGGTATTGTTTGATGCAAAAAATAATGTGCTCTACGTGGCCTGCATCGACGGCAAACCCGATGGCAAAGACGGTGTTGGCTCCATCGCCAAAGTATCGCCCGCCGGCAAGATCATTTCTGCGGCCTGGGTAAAAGGATTGGACGCTCCCAAAGGTATGGGCCAGTTCAAAAATAATTTGTACGTCGCCGACATCAGCCGCGTGGCCATCATCGACATCGGCACTGGAAAGATCACGAGCTTCGTGGAAATCCCCGACGCCAAATTCCTGAACGACATCACGGTAGATAAACAAGGCAACGTCTATGTTTCCGACACCGGCACCAACAAGATCCACCGCATCAAAGACGGCAAAGCCGAAGTCTATTTCGAAAGCACCGAATTGAAAGGTGTGAACGGCTTGCTCGCACAAGGCAACGATCTCTATGTGGTGGATTTTGCCACGGGCGTCAATTATAAACTCACGGCCGACAAAAAATTTACCAAATACACCACCACCGCCGAAGGTGCCGATGGTGTAGTGCCGGTGGGCAAAGACGAATACCTCGTGTCGAGCTGGAACGGTGAAGTGGATTTTGTAAACGCAAAAGGCGAAGTGAAAAAACTTCTCGATACCCGCGAGCAAAAATGGAACGCCGCCGACATCGAGTTCGATGCAAAGACAAACACACTGTATGTGCCCACATTCTTTGCCAACGGTGTGATGGCCTACACCCTGGCGAAGTAA
- a CDS encoding cytochrome B, translating to MYEFLLKAHSGLRYLVLLGLVVVVIKSLMGMLNKQPYSSLDNKLGLFTFIFTHTQLLLGLLLYFTSPFVQFGDHTMSDKTTRYWTVEHIVGMLVAVVLITLARSTSKRMTIDADKHKRMFIFNFVALVVIIAMIAISGRKIV from the coding sequence ATGTACGAATTTTTGCTCAAAGCACACTCCGGTCTTCGCTATCTCGTATTGCTCGGGTTAGTCGTGGTTGTGATAAAGTCATTGATGGGGATGTTGAACAAACAGCCCTACTCCAGCCTCGACAACAAGCTGGGCTTGTTCACTTTTATCTTTACGCACACCCAATTGCTGCTGGGGCTGCTGTTATATTTTACGAGCCCGTTCGTGCAGTTCGGCGACCACACGATGAGCGACAAGACGACACGCTACTGGACCGTTGAACATATTGTGGGTATGCTGGTGGCCGTGGTGTTGATCACCCTGGCCCGCTCCACGTCAAAACGTATGACCATCGACGCCGACAAACACAAGCGCATGTTCATCTTCAACTTTGTGGCCCTGGTAGTGATCATTGCCATGATCGCGATCAGCGGACGCAAAATCGTCTGA
- a CDS encoding redoxin family protein, whose amino-acid sequence MRTVLFLVAMFGVFPAIRAQQVADFSLTNVVDGSKVSLANYSSSAGVVVIFTTNACAYDEYYRARINKLAKEQPANVPVLLVNASVDAPESAENMTKAAQKWGVSAPYLADKDQSLMQSLGATKSPQVFVLKNSGGKFTVLYSGAIDDNAQVEADVRNAYLKDAINSLLSNQKPATTEVRPVGCTIRKK is encoded by the coding sequence ATGAGAACCGTTCTTTTCCTGGTGGCCATGTTCGGCGTCTTCCCCGCCATCCGGGCTCAACAGGTAGCTGACTTTTCCCTCACCAACGTGGTGGACGGCAGCAAGGTGTCGCTGGCCAACTATTCCTCCAGCGCAGGGGTCGTGGTGATCTTCACTACGAACGCCTGTGCCTACGATGAGTATTACCGCGCGCGCATCAATAAGCTTGCAAAAGAACAGCCGGCCAACGTGCCCGTGCTGCTGGTGAACGCCAGCGTGGACGCACCCGAGTCGGCCGAGAACATGACGAAGGCGGCTCAGAAGTGGGGTGTGTCTGCACCTTACCTGGCAGACAAGGATCAAAGCTTGATGCAGTCGCTGGGCGCTACGAAAAGTCCACAAGTATTTGTGTTAAAGAACAGCGGCGGCAAATTCACCGTGCTCTACTCCGGCGCCATCGACGACAATGCCCAGGTGGAGGCCGACGTGCGGAATGCCTATCTCAAGGATGCGATCAACAGCCTCTTGAGCAACCAGAAGCCTGCCACCACGGAGGTGCGACCTGTGGGCTGCACCATCCGTAAAAAGTAA
- a CDS encoding 4'-phosphopantetheinyl transferase family protein, with product MPLEKIVQEPGRAWALWRISETESELAARVLPYETVPDTLVHPNKRLEYLAGRALVKTIMEKMGLSFQGITKDEFGKPYPEGYDHHLSLSHSYPYVGALLDLNQAVGIDLEQPKDKLFRIAPRVFAPEELHDAGTSLTKHCIYWCAKEALLKVYGKKDLVFSENLLISPFREEMEGEIHGRIIVKDRVSMIPLHYSVYPNFVVVFNQSKKI from the coding sequence ATGCCCTTAGAAAAAATAGTTCAGGAACCCGGCCGCGCATGGGCCTTGTGGCGAATTTCAGAGACCGAAAGTGAGCTGGCTGCCCGCGTTCTCCCCTACGAAACCGTGCCCGACACCCTGGTGCACCCCAACAAACGCCTGGAATACCTGGCAGGACGTGCCCTGGTGAAGACGATCATGGAGAAAATGGGCCTTTCCTTTCAAGGCATCACCAAAGACGAGTTTGGCAAGCCCTACCCCGAGGGATACGATCATCACCTGTCGCTGAGCCACTCGTATCCTTATGTCGGCGCCCTGCTCGACCTGAACCAAGCCGTCGGCATCGACCTCGAACAGCCCAAAGACAAATTGTTTCGCATCGCCCCACGGGTGTTTGCCCCCGAAGAATTGCACGACGCCGGCACCAGCCTGACCAAGCATTGCATCTACTGGTGTGCCAAGGAAGCCCTGCTGAAAGTCTACGGCAAAAAGGACCTGGTTTTCTCCGAAAACCTCCTAATTAGCCCGTTTCGCGAGGAAATGGAGGGCGAGATTCATGGCAGAATAATTGTTAAGGATAGGGTATCCATGATACCTTTACACTATAGCGTGTACCCCAACTTTGTAGTTGTTTTCAACCAATCCAAAAAAATATGA
- a CDS encoding WD40 repeat domain-containing protein: protein MKVEVQKLHTLTGHSDCVYTLARSDDSHHFFSAAGDGMVARWDLRSPETGELIARLPNSIYALHHHRLLDLLVVGHNYDGIHLLDWQNKKEIGSLQLTKAAIFDLQSLGEDVLVAAGDGSLTKVALPSLTVKDQVQASAQSARTIAVNEARNEVAVGYSDNSIRIFDGDLRLKQEWVAHANSVFTLRYSPDGQYLISGSRDARFKVWDVLGGYRLAGEVVAHLFAINHIDFSPDGKHFVTCSMDKSIKVWDWEALKLLKVIDRARHAGHGTSVNKLLWTNYHQQLISASDDRSISVWNIHFEKQPL, encoded by the coding sequence TTGAAGGTAGAAGTTCAAAAACTGCACACGCTCACGGGCCACTCGGACTGCGTCTATACGCTGGCCCGCTCGGACGACAGTCACCATTTTTTCTCCGCCGCCGGCGACGGCATGGTGGCGCGCTGGGACCTCCGCTCACCCGAAACCGGCGAGCTCATTGCCCGGCTGCCCAACTCCATCTATGCTTTGCATCATCATCGCCTCCTTGATCTTTTGGTGGTGGGTCATAACTATGATGGCATTCACTTGTTAGACTGGCAGAATAAAAAGGAGATCGGGTCGTTACAACTTACGAAGGCCGCCATCTTCGACCTGCAAAGCTTGGGTGAAGATGTGCTGGTCGCAGCAGGCGATGGCAGCCTTACGAAGGTGGCCTTGCCTTCGCTCACGGTGAAAGACCAGGTGCAGGCGTCGGCACAAAGCGCGCGCACCATTGCCGTGAACGAAGCGCGTAACGAAGTGGCGGTCGGCTACAGCGACAACAGCATCCGCATCTTCGATGGCGACCTGCGATTGAAGCAGGAGTGGGTGGCACATGCCAACTCCGTGTTCACGTTACGGTATAGTCCCGATGGCCAGTACCTCATCAGCGGCTCGCGCGATGCGCGCTTCAAAGTGTGGGATGTCTTGGGCGGATACCGGTTGGCAGGCGAAGTGGTGGCCCACCTCTTTGCGATAAATCATATCGATTTTAGCCCGGATGGCAAACATTTCGTAACTTGTAGCATGGATAAATCCATTAAGGTGTGGGATTGGGAGGCGTTGAAGTTGTTAAAAGTAATCGACCGGGCCCGCCATGCAGGGCATGGAACTTCTGTCAATAAACTACTGTGGACAAATTATCATCAGCAATTGATCAGTGCCAGCGACGACCGGAGCATCTCTGTCTGGAACATACATTTTGAAAAACAACCTTTATGA